From Corynebacterium aquatimens:
ACGCCACGCGGTCATAGGGCTGCGGTGTCGGGTTGTCGGGGCTGGTGAACGTGACCGCGTCCCTGAGATGGACCGCGTCCGGGGCCGGTGTCAACGCAACGATGTGAAAGCCAGCCTCACGCAGCTGATCCAGGGAGCGCTGCCACGTCGTGGGAGTCCCCTCCATGCGCGCGAAGGGGGTGCGTAGAACGTGCCCCATGGACACGCGGACGCTGCGGCGGTACAAAGGGTCCGCGGTGCCGGCGCCCAGGAGGACTCCGTCCACGCCCATTCCTGCGGCGTTGCGGAAGATTGCACCAATGTTCTCGTGGTCCCCCACGCCTTCCAACACGATCAGGGTGGTGAGGGTGTGCGGGTGAGACAGATCGTCGATAAGCGATGTGACCGTGCGTTCTGGTGCGCGATCAGCGACTGCGAGCAGCCCGCGGTGCATGTCAAAACCGGCAGCTTCAGCGAGCACCTCGCGGGTCACAGCGTAGAGCGGTACGCCACATAGCGCGCGCCCATGCTCCGCCGCGAATTCTTCCACACGGCGCTCGAAGCCGACGACGCAGCGCAGCGGGAAGCGGGACTCCACCAGACGCCCCGCAACCAGCGGGCCCTCGGCGATCACGTAGCCCTTGCCGCCGGGGAGATCCGGGCGATTATCGCTGTGCTTAAGATCACGGACGTCATCGAGCCGCGGATCGGACGGATCCGCAACGACGGTGATTCTGGGCGCGGGGTGTGTCACTGTGTTTGCCAGGGTGTCTGCCAGGGTTCCGGAACTAGCCGATCGCAGCCATGATCGGGTCGATGGTGAAGAACACCACGAACAGGCCCGAGATGAGCCACATGAGCCAGTGCACATCCTTCGCCTTGCCAGCGAAAAGCGCCATCAGAGAAAACGCAATGAAGCCGACGCCGATGCCGTTGGCGATGGAGTAAGTAAACGGCATGGTCACGATGGTGAGGAAAGCCGGCAAGGCGATGTAGAACTCGCCCCACTGAATCTCCGTGATCTGCATCATCATCAGCGCACCAACCACAACCAAAACGGGTGCGGCGGCTTCGATCGGCACGACCTCATACAGCGGGGTGAAGAACATCGCGGCGAGGAACAAAAGGCCGGTGACGATGTTGGCCAAGCCCGTGCGCGCGCCATCAGCAATTCCCGCCGAGGAATCGACGTACACGGTGGCTGAGGAAGCAGAACCGGCGCCACCGACGATGGCACCCACGCCCTCCACGACGAGGGCCTTCTTCATGTCCGGGAGGACGCCGTCTTCGTTGGAAAGCTGGGCCTGCTTACCCAGCGCTGTCATGGTTCCCATCGCGTCGAAGAAGTTCGCCAGCACCAGGGTGAACACCAACAGGGACGCGGAAATAACGCCGATGCGGCTGAATGCTCCCACAATGTCCACTGCGCCAACCAAGGAAAGATCCGGGATGCCGCCTAGTGCATTCGGCATGCTCGGCACCGCGAGGCTCCAGCCGGTGGGGCTGTCAGCGGAGGAACCAGAGTGCGTGATCGCCTCAACGATTAGAGCGATGATCGTGTTCAGCACGATACCGATGAACAGGCCACCCGGGATGTTGCGCACCACCATGAAACCGCAGATGACCAGGCCCAGGATGAACACAAAAGTCGGCCACGCGGCGATGGAACCGCCGTTGCCAAGCTGGACCGGCACCGTGGTCATGGCCGCATCCGGGATGCGGCGCACAAAACCGGAATCCACGAAACCAATCATGGCAATGAACAGGCCGATCCCCACGCCGATCGCGGCCTTCATCGACGGCGGGATCGCCGCGAAGACGGCGCTGCGGAATCCTGACACGGCCAAAATTACGATGATGATACCGTCAATCACCACCAAGCCCATGGCCTCTTCCCAGGTCAGACCTTCTGTACTGACCAAGGTCACTGCCACCAGTGTGTTCAAGCCCAAACCGGTGGCGATACCAAACGGGTAGTTGGCAATCAGACCGAAGAGGATCGTCATCACGCCGGCAACCAAGGCCGTCACGGCAGCTACCTGCGGAATGCCCAGCGCGTGACCCGTGGAGTCCTCACCCGTACCAATGATCAGCGGGTTCAGCAGCACAATGTAGGCCATGGCGAAGAACGTGACCACGCCCGCACGGATCTCCGTGCCCACTGAGGAGCCGCGCTCAGAAATGTGGAAGAAGCGGTCAAGAGCCGAGCGCGGTTCGGCGCCAGCGCCGCCGGTATTCGTCGTATCGGCTGCGGTCTCGACCACAGTGGAGCCGCCAGTCTTCTGCGGCGTTTGTCGGTTTTCAGACACGAGTGTTCCTTAGCTTTAAAAAAAACTTCCCAACAAGCGTAAAAATAGCTTGTAACGGCAATAAGCGTCCCACTGAATTGGAGGTTTGCCAAATCCATGCGCCAACTCACGTCGCCCCAGCTCTCCGCAGCCGCAACAACGCCTCGCGCCGCAGTATCGATCTGCGCCGCCATCTTCGCCGCGGTCGCGTTACTCACCTCGTGTTCCAGCGACACCAGCTCACAGGCCCCGCACGCTGATAACTCCCCTACCGCATCAGCCAAACCCTCTCAGTCGGAAGTCGAAAGGCTGAAGGTGAAGATCGTCGATAAGCATGCGTTCGATCCGACGAGCTTTACCCAAGGCCTCGAGGTCGCGCCCGACGGGACGCTGTACGTGGGCACTGGCCAGGAGGGCGAATCCCGCATCTACCGCACCACGATCGACGGCCGCGAGCTAGCCACCGCCGCGCTCGATCCGGAATTTTTCGGGGAGGGCATCACGCGTATCGACGACACCCTTTGGCAACTGACCTGGCAAAACAACGTGGCAATCAAACGCGACGCAACCACCCTTGAAGAAATCGCTCGCGCCGATTTTGAGGGCGAAGGCTGGGGTCTGTGCTCCCTCGGCAACGACGTGATCTTTTCCGACGGGACCTCGCAACTGCGCCGCATGGATCCTGAAACCCTCGAAGAGCGCAGTCGCTTCGACGTCACCTTGAACGGCGAGCCTGTCAACGACCTCAACGAACTTGAATGCGTCGGCGGCGATATCTACGCAAACATCTTCACCACCACGAACATCGTCCGCATCGACGCTGCCACCGGCACAGTGACCGCCGTTATCGACGCCTCCGACGTCCCCAACCGGGCAACACCGGACCCCAACAACGTCCTCAACGGCATCGCCCACATTCCCGGCACCGACGAATTCTTCATCACCGGCAAGCGCTGGCCCGATCTATACCGGGTCACGTTCGTCCCATCTTAAGCACTAGACTGATCGGCCATGGCACGCTCTTCCAGCTCGACCAGCTCGACCAGCTCCACCGCTAGCTCCGCGCAGACCGCCTCGACCTCCAAGCGGGGTTCCTCGCGGGCGGCGAAGCAAGCGGCGTCGCGCCGCGCCCTGATCCAACTCGGCATCATTGCGGTTGTTGTGGTGGCGCTGGTGGGGACGCTGTATTTCTTCCTGGATTCGCGCCGCAACGCGCCGGAAACCCCGCCTCGTGAGATTGCGATCACCGCGTCATTCAACGGCACCGACGTCACCACGACACCGTTCCAGGTCTGCGCGCTCGACGCCAAAGACTGCCCCGAGGGCGATGTCGCTTTCGTAGACACGTCCGGCGCGCCCACGGATGCGATCATCCGCATCAAGGTGCCCGAGGAAATCGCCAGCCGCCCCTGGTCACTGCTGGGCATTTACGACGACCCCGCGGCAAACACCGAGAGAGCTTTCCTCCCCGCCGAGGCACAAGAAGTCGACGTCCCGGTCACGCTCGACAGGGCCGAAGACAAAGGCGGCCCCACCAGCATCGCGGTGGTAGAAATCTCCACCCACCTCGTTGACATCGACTCCAACGGCGAGGAAACCCCCGCCAAAGTCACGTGGTCATTCACCACTATCGATAGCGCCGAATAAAGCTCCGGCCGTCGATAAGCACATTAAGCGTCAAGCTCTTTGGCGACGGCCCGCAAGATCTCCGCGATCTGACGAGACTCCTTGCGCTCCGGGTAGCGGCCAGCATCAAGAGCCGGCT
This genomic window contains:
- a CDS encoding TrmH family RNA methyltransferase, with protein sequence MANTVTHPAPRITVVADPSDPRLDDVRDLKHSDNRPDLPGGKGYVIAEGPLVAGRLVESRFPLRCVVGFERRVEEFAAEHGRALCGVPLYAVTREVLAEAAGFDMHRGLLAVADRAPERTVTSLIDDLSHPHTLTTLIVLEGVGDHENIGAIFRNAAGMGVDGVLLGAGTADPLYRRSVRVSMGHVLRTPFARMEGTPTTWQRSLDQLREAGFHIVALTPAPDAVHLRDAVTFTSPDNPTPQPYDRVAFLVGAEGPGLTEHAMRACDVRAQIPMAPGTDSLNVATSAAIAFYERNR
- a CDS encoding NCS2 family permease — encoded protein: MVETAADTTNTGGAGAEPRSALDRFFHISERGSSVGTEIRAGVVTFFAMAYIVLLNPLIIGTGEDSTGHALGIPQVAAVTALVAGVMTILFGLIANYPFGIATGLGLNTLVAVTLVSTEGLTWEEAMGLVVIDGIIIVILAVSGFRSAVFAAIPPSMKAAIGVGIGLFIAMIGFVDSGFVRRIPDAAMTTVPVQLGNGGSIAAWPTFVFILGLVICGFMVVRNIPGGLFIGIVLNTIIALIVEAITHSGSSADSPTGWSLAVPSMPNALGGIPDLSLVGAVDIVGAFSRIGVISASLLVFTLVLANFFDAMGTMTALGKQAQLSNEDGVLPDMKKALVVEGVGAIVGGAGSASSATVYVDSSAGIADGARTGLANIVTGLLFLAAMFFTPLYEVVPIEAAAPVLVVVGALMMMQITEIQWGEFYIALPAFLTIVTMPFTYSIANGIGVGFIAFSLMALFAGKAKDVHWLMWLISGLFVVFFTIDPIMAAIG
- a CDS encoding glutaminyl-peptide cyclotransferase, with the protein product MRQLTSPQLSAAATTPRAAVSICAAIFAAVALLTSCSSDTSSQAPHADNSPTASAKPSQSEVERLKVKIVDKHAFDPTSFTQGLEVAPDGTLYVGTGQEGESRIYRTTIDGRELATAALDPEFFGEGITRIDDTLWQLTWQNNVAIKRDATTLEEIARADFEGEGWGLCSLGNDVIFSDGTSQLRRMDPETLEERSRFDVTLNGEPVNDLNELECVGGDIYANIFTTTNIVRIDAATGTVTAVIDASDVPNRATPDPNNVLNGIAHIPGTDEFFITGKRWPDLYRVTFVPS
- a CDS encoding DUF2771 domain-containing protein, producing MARSSSSTSSTSSTASSAQTASTSKRGSSRAAKQAASRRALIQLGIIAVVVVALVGTLYFFLDSRRNAPETPPREIAITASFNGTDVTTTPFQVCALDAKDCPEGDVAFVDTSGAPTDAIIRIKVPEEIASRPWSLLGIYDDPAANTERAFLPAEAQEVDVPVTLDRAEDKGGPTSIAVVEISTHLVDIDSNGEETPAKVTWSFTTIDSAE